The following are encoded in a window of Rhabdothermincola sediminis genomic DNA:
- a CDS encoding SDR family oxidoreductase yields MLLEGKVAIVSGLGPGMGRDISLALAREGADIVMAARREDRMAAVAEEVEGLGRRAVCVRTDISSRVDCDRLAETVRRELGTAHILVNNAFHDGNYKSFEDSDLDEWKATFDVNLWGTLQLTKAVLPLLKEHEESHIVMINTMSVHLVEPNFGAYAASKGALATATRTLARELGRDGVRVNGIHPGYIWGSSVEWYLNHLAEQNGTSFEEEYAKVADQTCLGYIVPSSEIAGAVLFFSSSLSRAVTGQSLPVNGGHYLQ; encoded by the coding sequence GTGTTGCTGGAAGGCAAGGTGGCCATCGTCTCGGGGCTCGGCCCGGGCATGGGCCGGGACATCTCGCTGGCGCTGGCGCGCGAAGGCGCTGACATCGTCATGGCCGCGCGCCGTGAGGACCGGATGGCCGCGGTGGCGGAGGAGGTCGAGGGGCTGGGCCGGCGGGCGGTGTGCGTGCGGACCGACATCTCCAGCCGGGTCGACTGCGACCGCCTGGCGGAGACCGTCCGGCGGGAGCTGGGCACCGCCCACATCCTGGTCAACAACGCCTTCCACGACGGCAACTACAAGTCCTTCGAGGACTCCGACCTCGACGAGTGGAAAGCCACCTTCGACGTCAACCTCTGGGGCACCCTGCAGCTCACGAAGGCCGTGCTCCCACTGCTCAAGGAGCACGAGGAGAGCCACATCGTGATGATCAACACCATGTCGGTGCACCTGGTGGAGCCGAACTTCGGGGCGTACGCGGCATCCAAGGGGGCGCTCGCCACCGCCACCCGCACGTTGGCTCGGGAACTCGGGCGCGACGGCGTACGGGTGAACGGCATCCACCCCGGCTACATCTGGGGCAGCTCGGTGGAGTGGTACCTCAACCACCTCGCCGAGCAGAACGGCACGAGCTTCGAGGAGGAGTACGCCAAGGTCGCGGACCAGACCTGCCTCGGCTACATCGTGCCCTCCTCGGAGATCGCCGGTGCCGTGCTGTTCTTCTCGTCGTCCCTCAGCCGAGCGGTCACCGGCCAGAGCCTCCCGGTGAACGGCGGGCACTACCTGCAGTGA
- a CDS encoding TIGR03619 family F420-dependent LLM class oxidoreductase, with the protein MAAIIPPGRLVYGIQLPVQSQSTRYAQAWEATCGIDELATIARACDAAGFFYVAVCDHVAIPRPHDEVMSTTWWDTLTTLGYLAAVTDRTRLLSHVYVLPYRHPLMTAKGFLTLDTVSKGRAILGVGAGHVRDEFELLGVDFDRRGQLLDEAIDVVRAAFTDEYPLHDGETWPVRDAGLRPRPVQPGGPPIWVGGSSRAALRRAADRGDGWLPQGPPEMGMKAAVQFIRDRRGDVPIDIGVNTGPIDMTRSPEEIAAGLRRFASIGVNQLQVMFRASSVGEYCELIEAFGREVAPLLDDQE; encoded by the coding sequence GTGGCCGCAATCATCCCGCCGGGTCGGCTCGTCTACGGGATCCAGCTTCCGGTGCAGTCGCAGAGCACCCGGTACGCACAGGCCTGGGAGGCGACCTGCGGCATCGACGAGCTGGCCACCATCGCCCGGGCATGCGACGCCGCAGGGTTCTTCTACGTCGCGGTGTGCGACCACGTGGCCATCCCTCGCCCCCACGACGAGGTGATGAGCACGACGTGGTGGGACACCCTCACCACGCTCGGCTACTTGGCGGCGGTCACCGACCGCACCCGCCTGCTCAGCCACGTCTACGTCCTGCCCTACCGACACCCGCTGATGACGGCCAAGGGGTTCCTGACCCTCGACACGGTGTCGAAGGGACGGGCGATCCTGGGTGTCGGCGCCGGTCACGTGCGCGACGAGTTCGAGCTGCTAGGTGTCGACTTCGATCGCCGCGGCCAGCTCCTCGACGAGGCGATCGACGTGGTCCGGGCCGCGTTCACCGACGAGTACCCGCTCCATGACGGTGAGACCTGGCCGGTGCGCGACGCGGGCCTGCGACCCCGCCCGGTGCAGCCCGGCGGGCCACCGATCTGGGTGGGTGGCTCGTCGCGGGCGGCGCTGCGCCGGGCCGCGGATCGGGGCGACGGCTGGCTCCCGCAGGGACCGCCCGAGATGGGCATGAAGGCCGCAGTGCAGTTCATCCGGGACCGGCGGGGCGACGTGCCCATCGACATCGGGGTGAACACCGGCCCGATCGACATGACCCGATCACCCGAGGAGATCGCAGCCGGGCTGCGCCGGTTCGCGTCGATCGGCGTGAACCAGCTCCAGGTCATGTTCCGGGCATCGTCGGTGGGTGAGTACTGCGAGCTGATCGAAGCGTTCGGGCGCGAGGTGGCGCCCTTGCTCGACGACCAGGAGTGA
- a CDS encoding LLM class F420-dependent oxidoreductase, translated as MRFGILPPYRAGVTADPAWMARFARHAEAVGFESLYTVEHVVVQAGYAARYPYAAGGRMPLPDECPIPDPLDLLAFLAGVTERIVLATGILVLPEHHPVQLAKRLATIDALSGGRLRLGVGVGWMREEIEAVGVDFESRGARTDEAIEAMRALWREEEATYRGRFFSFERAISRPRPVQPGGVPIHVGGHSAAAARRAGRVGDGFQPLGLDGNALAERMSLVRAAALEAGRDPEAIELSLGGLLDVIGPDDVERAEEQGAARLVISTREGDLARLEAQMSAFAERVIHR; from the coding sequence ATGCGTTTCGGCATCCTCCCCCCCTACCGAGCGGGTGTCACCGCCGACCCGGCCTGGATGGCCCGCTTCGCCAGGCACGCGGAGGCGGTCGGGTTCGAGTCCCTCTACACCGTCGAGCACGTCGTGGTGCAGGCCGGCTACGCGGCCCGCTACCCCTATGCCGCGGGCGGGCGCATGCCGCTACCCGACGAGTGCCCGATCCCCGATCCGCTTGACCTGCTCGCCTTCCTGGCGGGGGTGACCGAGCGCATCGTGCTGGCCACCGGCATCCTGGTCCTGCCCGAGCACCATCCCGTGCAGCTCGCCAAGCGACTCGCGACCATCGACGCGCTCTCCGGTGGCCGGCTACGCCTCGGTGTCGGGGTGGGGTGGATGCGGGAGGAGATCGAGGCGGTGGGCGTGGACTTCGAGAGCCGTGGGGCCCGCACCGACGAGGCCATCGAGGCCATGCGTGCTCTCTGGCGTGAGGAGGAGGCGACGTATCGGGGGCGTTTCTTCTCCTTCGAGCGGGCGATCAGCAGACCCCGACCTGTGCAGCCCGGCGGCGTGCCGATCCACGTCGGCGGCCATTCGGCGGCAGCCGCCCGCCGGGCGGGTCGGGTCGGTGACGGGTTCCAGCCTCTCGGGCTCGATGGCAATGCACTCGCGGAGCGGATGTCGCTGGTGCGGGCCGCAGCGCTCGAGGCCGGGCGCGACCCGGAAGCCATCGAGCTGTCACTGGGAGGGCTGCTCGACGTGATCGGGCCCGACGACGTCGAGCGGGCCGAGGAGCAGGGCGCGGCGCGCCTGGTCATCTCGACCCGGGAAGGGGACCTGGCGCGCCTCGAAGCGCAGATGTCGGCGTTCGCCGAGCGGGTCATCCACCGCTGA
- a CDS encoding TetR family transcriptional regulator, with the protein MPSPDVADDELRAADGRVPGRRGRATRQRLLERTAEMLRSTSYRDLKVVDIARGAGTSPATFYQYFPEVESAILVLAEEMSQAGSARLSGVVRDGNWKGRPAYETAMGVVEEVMAFWEEHRAVLRVVDLATDEGDQRFRKIRVALLNGLTNALAEVIEAAAKSGRHPADLDPMATAGVLVSMLAHVAAHRYGFEFWGIRTDDLQRSMARIVYTTVTGQRPPAGT; encoded by the coding sequence ATGCCCTCCCCGGACGTGGCCGACGACGAGCTGCGGGCCGCGGACGGCCGGGTGCCGGGCCGCCGGGGTCGGGCCACCCGCCAGCGCCTGCTCGAGCGGACGGCCGAGATGCTGCGGTCCACCTCGTACCGGGACCTGAAGGTCGTCGACATCGCCCGCGGGGCGGGTACCTCGCCGGCGACCTTCTACCAGTACTTCCCCGAGGTGGAGAGCGCGATCCTCGTGCTGGCGGAGGAGATGTCCCAGGCGGGCAGCGCCCGGCTCAGCGGCGTGGTGCGGGACGGGAACTGGAAGGGCCGGCCCGCCTACGAGACCGCGATGGGGGTGGTGGAGGAGGTCATGGCCTTCTGGGAGGAGCACCGCGCGGTGCTCCGGGTGGTGGACCTAGCCACCGACGAAGGCGACCAGCGCTTCCGCAAGATCCGGGTGGCGCTCCTCAACGGGTTGACCAACGCGCTGGCCGAGGTCATCGAGGCCGCGGCGAAGAGCGGCCGCCATCCCGCCGACCTCGACCCCATGGCCACCGCCGGCGTGCTGGTCTCGATGCTCGCTCACGTGGCCGCCCACCGCTACGGCTTCGAGTTCTGGGGCATCCGCACCGATGATTTGCAGCGGAGCATGGCCCGCATCGTCTACACGACCGTCACCGGTCAGCGGCCACCGGCGGGCACCTAG
- a CDS encoding COG4315 family predicted lipoprotein, with amino-acid sequence MRTRSRWSMVVLTLALLAGCSTSDDGSVGGDGVVVEDTEPPAEAIAVTPSPLGDILVDTEGMTLYVTLNDIGGVPTCVDACARTWPPFVADAVEPPAQFDITDFEQVPLPDGTFQIVYKGHPLYRFSGDRAPGDTNGQGMDGVWYVLGLDGQPIRTPSS; translated from the coding sequence ATGCGCACCCGGTCCCGCTGGTCGATGGTCGTGCTGACGCTGGCGCTGCTCGCCGGGTGCAGCACGTCCGACGATGGTTCGGTCGGCGGCGACGGGGTGGTCGTGGAGGACACCGAACCACCCGCCGAGGCGATCGCGGTGACACCCAGCCCGCTCGGCGACATCCTGGTGGACACCGAGGGCATGACGCTGTATGTCACGTTGAACGACATCGGCGGCGTGCCGACCTGCGTCGATGCCTGTGCCCGGACCTGGCCGCCGTTCGTGGCCGATGCCGTCGAACCACCAGCGCAGTTCGACATCACGGACTTCGAGCAGGTGCCGCTCCCGGACGGCACGTTCCAGATCGTCTACAAGGGCCACCCGCTCTACCGCTTCAGCGGCGACCGGGCCCCCGGTGACACGAACGGCCAGGGGATGGACGGGGTGTGGTACGTGCTGGGCCTCGACGGCCAGCCCATCAGGACCCCCTCGAGCTGA
- a CDS encoding isochorismatase family protein, whose product MPVDLRDLVAPGHTALVTQECQNGVIGEPAALPQLAEIARRRMIPNAARLAAAARQAGVPVVHCVAARRPDGRGSNHNARLFMGMLKTPVPLTPGTPAVEVIPEIGVAESDVVLTRLHGLGPMGGTDLDAVLRNLGVTTIVGVGVSVNVGMLDFAFDAVNAGYQMVMPRDAVAGIPEDYAEAVLDNTLSLVATLPAASEILGAWLSSRGS is encoded by the coding sequence ATGCCGGTCGACCTGCGAGACCTCGTCGCCCCCGGTCACACCGCGTTGGTGACCCAGGAGTGCCAGAACGGGGTGATCGGCGAGCCGGCCGCGTTGCCGCAACTTGCCGAGATCGCTCGCCGGCGGATGATTCCCAACGCGGCCCGCCTGGCTGCCGCCGCTCGCCAGGCCGGGGTCCCGGTCGTGCACTGCGTGGCGGCCCGGCGTCCCGACGGTAGGGGCTCGAACCACAACGCCCGGCTGTTCATGGGCATGTTGAAGACCCCTGTGCCCCTCACCCCGGGCACGCCGGCGGTGGAGGTGATCCCCGAGATCGGCGTGGCCGAGAGCGACGTGGTGCTCACCCGCCTCCACGGCCTCGGCCCCATGGGTGGCACCGACCTCGACGCGGTGCTGCGCAACCTCGGGGTCACCACCATCGTGGGGGTCGGCGTGTCGGTGAACGTCGGGATGCTCGACTTCGCGTTCGACGCGGTCAATGCCGGCTACCAGATGGTGATGCCCCGCGACGCGGTGGCCGGCATCCCCGAGGACTACGCGGAGGCGGTGCTCGACAACACCCTGTCGCTGGTGGCCACCCTGCCCGCGGCCAGCGAGATCCTGGGTGCCTGGCTCAGCTCGAGGGGGTCCTGA